In one Chitinophaga sancti genomic region, the following are encoded:
- a CDS encoding shikimate kinase, with protein MKIFLLGFMGAGKSYWGKQLAEHLELPFYDLDDVIVESEEMSISDIFATKGEDYFRQKEGFWLRELSEGDNFLISCGGGVPCFQDNMDVMNERGTTIWLNPELAVIVDRLKRKKSKRPLIADLPDDELLAFVEKKLAERQPFYQQAKITIAESDSVTLDTFTKRLNENA; from the coding sequence TTGAAGATCTTTTTATTAGGTTTTATGGGTGCCGGTAAATCCTATTGGGGAAAACAGCTGGCCGAGCATCTGGAGTTACCATTCTATGACCTGGACGACGTAATTGTAGAATCCGAAGAAATGTCCATCAGTGATATCTTCGCCACCAAAGGAGAAGATTATTTCCGGCAAAAGGAAGGTTTCTGGCTGCGTGAGCTGTCAGAAGGCGACAATTTCCTCATTTCCTGTGGAGGAGGAGTGCCCTGCTTCCAGGATAATATGGATGTGATGAATGAAAGAGGTACGACTATCTGGCTGAACCCGGAACTGGCTGTAATTGTAGACCGGCTGAAGCGTAAAAAGTCAAAACGTCCGCTCATAGCAGATCTGCCGGATGATGAACTCCTGGCATTTGTCGAGAAAAAACTGGCCGAAAGACAGCCTTTCTACCAACAGGCCAAAATTACAATAGCAGAATCGGACTCCGTAACATTAGATACATTTACCAAAAGACTGAACGAAAATGCATAA
- a CDS encoding 4'-phosphopantetheinyl transferase family protein, protein MPLIRTIQISPGSRLGVWQIGEDETFFRKRVNISPAIHHPHKRLQHFAGRYLLTELFPGFPLDSIQIMESKKPILSCNSLHFSISHCGDFVAAIVSQESAVGVDIESMNDKIEKVSHKFLSPTEREFIDPANALAHKTICWSAKEAVFKWYGLGKVDFKENMQLEPFPYQLYGYIHCNFNKADKKARLSLQYLIADGLCLSWTI, encoded by the coding sequence ATGCCATTAATACGTACGATACAAATATCTCCCGGCAGCCGGCTGGGAGTATGGCAGATCGGAGAGGACGAAACCTTCTTCAGGAAAAGGGTCAACATATCGCCCGCCATTCATCATCCGCACAAGCGCCTGCAACATTTTGCCGGTCGTTACCTGCTGACAGAACTATTTCCGGGCTTCCCGCTGGATAGTATCCAGATCATGGAAAGCAAAAAACCCATCCTATCCTGCAATAGTTTACATTTTTCCATTTCTCACTGCGGCGATTTTGTAGCTGCCATTGTGAGCCAGGAAAGTGCTGTAGGTGTGGATATTGAATCCATGAACGACAAGATTGAGAAAGTGAGCCATAAATTCCTCTCACCCACGGAACGGGAATTCATTGATCCGGCCAATGCCCTGGCACACAAAACTATATGCTGGAGTGCCAAGGAGGCGGTTTTCAAATGGTACGGCCTGGGAAAGGTTGATTTTAAAGAAAATATGCAGCTGGAGCCATTTCCATATCAATTATATGGATATATCCACTGTAATTTTAACAAAGCAGATAAAAAAGCACGGCTATCTTTGCAATATCTTATTGCGGACGGTCTGTGCCTATCCTGGACCATTTAA
- a CDS encoding DUF423 domain-containing protein → MHKGFLIWATVFGILGVVLGAFGAHKLYDMATTDAMKTTLERAYKTGITYQFYHAFALIAVALLYVHFPGSLTQWAGRCFVTGVILFSGSLYLLTLKGFGKIDFPSIIGILTPIGGVFFIAGWVCLLLAVIKK, encoded by the coding sequence ATGCATAAGGGCTTTTTAATCTGGGCAACCGTATTTGGCATATTAGGCGTAGTATTGGGAGCTTTCGGCGCACATAAATTATACGACATGGCGACTACAGACGCTATGAAAACGACATTGGAAAGGGCGTACAAGACAGGCATTACCTACCAGTTTTACCATGCTTTTGCTTTAATCGCAGTTGCGCTGCTTTATGTTCATTTTCCAGGTTCACTCACCCAATGGGCCGGGCGCTGCTTCGTGACCGGAGTGATCCTGTTTTCAGGTTCTCTTTACCTGTTGACACTGAAAGGATTTGGGAAAATAGATTTTCCTTCCATCATTGGTATCCTGACACCGATCGGCGGGGTATTCTTCATCGCAGGATGGGTTTGCCTGCTACTGGCGGTCATTAAGAAATAA
- a CDS encoding START domain-containing protein, translating into MKKSIMIISAAMLLSLFSYAQNDWKLKDDKDGIKIYTKTVENSNLKAIRVKVAVPATLSQLVAIILDISSAKDWVYSTKSATLLKEVSPSELFYYSEVALPWPITNRDFVAHLIATQDARTKVVTIDGPVVHNYIPEKKDIIRVRNSYGKWVLTPLQNNMVYIDYTLETDPGGSIPVWLVNLFATKGPMETFKKLKVQLAKPAYRNLHLSYIRE; encoded by the coding sequence ATGAAGAAAAGTATAATGATTATTAGCGCGGCTATGCTGTTATCCCTCTTTTCTTACGCCCAGAATGACTGGAAACTAAAAGACGATAAAGACGGGATTAAAATTTACACAAAGACAGTCGAAAACTCCAACTTAAAAGCCATACGTGTTAAAGTTGCAGTACCGGCTACCCTCAGTCAGCTGGTAGCCATTATTCTCGACATCTCTTCGGCGAAAGACTGGGTATACAGCACCAAATCGGCCACATTACTCAAAGAGGTAAGTCCATCCGAACTCTTTTATTATTCCGAAGTAGCATTACCATGGCCCATTACTAACCGTGATTTTGTGGCGCACCTGATTGCCACCCAGGATGCCAGAACAAAAGTGGTCACCATCGATGGCCCGGTAGTACATAATTACATTCCTGAGAAAAAGGATATTATCAGGGTGCGTAATTCTTATGGCAAATGGGTACTCACTCCTTTACAGAACAATATGGTGTATATTGATTATACATTGGAAACCGATCCGGGTGGTTCTATCCCTGTTTGGTTAGTTAACCTGTTCGCAACAAAAGGACCGATGGAAACTTTCAAGAAACTTAAAGTACAACTGGCGAAACCCGCTTATAGAAATCTTCATTTATCTTATATACGGGAGTAG
- a CDS encoding 3-keto-disaccharide hydrolase codes for MGIAVVNPAFAQSGILPLQDLSSFHDPGPSWSIVTDAAAALDKPHELSFSPGVGVLLNLPDKKHPGQDLFTNAEYGDIDLEMDYMMAPGSNSGVYLEGRYEIQLLDSWGKTNPTAGDNGGIYERWEDSRPQGFQGYEGHAPRYNVTRAPGLWQHLKVSFQAPRFDANGKKIANARMLLITLNGMVIHEDVELLGATRGAMDGGNESATGPLRLQGDHGAVAFKNIMIKKREAASEAQNGNNRRDNVDPIYVDANVNTVLRSFMDVPDFRIVHAVNVGSPEQVHYTYDMDRGALAQVWRGGFLDATPMWHDRGNGTSRPRGTVQTLGKPSFTIARLANAQATWLTDTTGTGYRPKGYVLDDKDRPTFKYLIYGTAVSDEVRVLSEGHGIHRVITVANPVDGLYAKIVAGSKIEPVSKDLYIVDGKAYYLQLEDTGNEKPIIRDAAEGKEMIIPIRSKLSYAIIF; via the coding sequence ATGGGAATAGCTGTTGTCAACCCAGCCTTCGCACAGTCCGGCATTCTGCCGCTTCAGGACTTATCCTCGTTTCATGACCCGGGACCCAGCTGGAGCATCGTCACTGACGCTGCCGCAGCACTGGATAAACCGCATGAACTGAGCTTTTCCCCGGGCGTCGGTGTACTCCTGAATTTACCGGACAAAAAACATCCGGGTCAGGACCTCTTCACGAATGCCGAATATGGAGATATAGACCTGGAAATGGACTATATGATGGCTCCCGGCTCCAATTCAGGTGTATACCTCGAGGGTAGGTATGAGATCCAGCTGCTGGATAGCTGGGGCAAAACCAACCCTACCGCAGGTGATAATGGCGGTATTTACGAACGATGGGAAGATAGCCGCCCCCAGGGATTCCAGGGATACGAAGGCCATGCACCCCGTTACAACGTAACCCGTGCTCCCGGTCTCTGGCAACACCTGAAAGTTTCCTTCCAGGCACCCCGCTTCGATGCCAATGGCAAGAAGATCGCCAATGCAAGAATGCTCCTCATCACCCTGAATGGTATGGTCATTCATGAAGATGTAGAACTCCTGGGTGCTACCCGTGGCGCTATGGACGGTGGTAATGAAAGTGCCACAGGTCCGCTTCGCCTGCAGGGAGATCATGGTGCTGTTGCTTTTAAAAACATCATGATCAAAAAAAGAGAAGCAGCCAGCGAAGCGCAAAATGGGAATAACCGCCGCGACAACGTGGATCCTATCTACGTAGATGCCAATGTTAACACCGTTCTCCGCAGCTTTATGGATGTACCTGATTTCCGTATTGTACATGCTGTAAACGTAGGTAGCCCGGAACAGGTGCACTACACCTACGATATGGACAGAGGTGCACTGGCTCAGGTATGGAGAGGTGGTTTCCTCGATGCTACACCTATGTGGCATGACAGGGGAAATGGTACTTCCCGCCCAAGAGGCACCGTGCAAACTTTAGGTAAACCTTCCTTTACCATCGCCAGGCTGGCCAACGCGCAGGCTACATGGCTCACAGATACTACCGGTACCGGTTATCGCCCCAAAGGTTATGTACTCGACGACAAAGACCGCCCAACTTTCAAATACCTGATCTATGGAACTGCTGTAAGCGATGAAGTGCGCGTGCTCTCCGAAGGTCATGGTATACATCGCGTCATCACTGTTGCCAATCCTGTAGATGGACTGTATGCAAAGATTGTAGCAGGTAGCAAAATAGAACCTGTTTCAAAAGATCTGTACATCGTAGATGGCAAAGCTTATTACCTGCAACTGGAAGATACCGGCAATGAAAAACCAATCATCCGTGATGCAGCAGAAGGAAAGGAAATGATCATTCCTATCCGCAGTAAGCTGAGCTATGCCATCATTTTCTAA
- a CDS encoding alpha/beta hydrolase family protein, translating into MLRYVVLTCLGICLGGFVFAQSGPDISGKWYGILKTPQGQKQRLVLTFANENGEWNGQLVNPDEEDDPVLTDTVAVTNDSLKFSIPRIGVVFMGAWTNRNTYNGFFYQLNNRVSIYFSRKEVKEDDLQLERPQTPKSTVAYDTEDIKFVNKVDKVLLGGTLTRPGTKGKDPFKVIILIPGAGHPDRDNEMFGHRPFAVMADYFVRRGIATLRFDQRGVGNSTGNYDSASIGNLANDVQAALAYLRSRNDIDSLGIGLLGYGEGGAVAEMVAASDKMIAYLLLLAGPGVDGQTQYLNRMATTAASYGDSREHIRDYKDYYQPYLKVLVNQKDTLSRKTIAATYLGLVYNRFGDSTDIAGKQQFIQEVYAADARPRALSLLRFDPVPYLAKIRCPVLAMNGAKDVETAANPNLKGIQDGLKAGGNEMLTMWNLPGLNHLFQNCITCRIEEYGTLDETISPKILEGMTKWVQKLYEDESGK; encoded by the coding sequence ATGCTTAGATATGTGGTTTTGACCTGCCTGGGTATATGCCTGGGAGGGTTTGTATTTGCACAATCCGGTCCTGACATCAGCGGAAAGTGGTATGGAATTCTGAAAACCCCGCAGGGGCAGAAGCAGCGTTTAGTACTCACATTTGCCAATGAAAATGGTGAGTGGAACGGGCAGCTGGTGAACCCTGATGAAGAGGATGACCCTGTGCTGACAGATACCGTAGCTGTGACCAATGATAGCCTGAAGTTTTCCATTCCCCGCATCGGCGTGGTGTTCATGGGAGCATGGACTAATCGTAATACTTATAATGGCTTTTTCTACCAGTTGAACAACAGGGTGAGTATTTACTTTTCACGTAAGGAAGTGAAGGAAGATGATCTGCAGCTGGAGCGCCCGCAAACCCCGAAATCAACGGTCGCCTACGATACAGAAGATATTAAATTTGTCAATAAAGTTGATAAGGTACTCCTGGGTGGTACCCTGACAAGGCCCGGTACCAAGGGAAAAGATCCTTTTAAAGTGATCATATTGATTCCGGGTGCAGGGCATCCTGACAGGGATAATGAAATGTTTGGGCACCGTCCATTTGCTGTGATGGCGGATTATTTTGTGAGGAGAGGAATTGCCACTTTACGGTTTGATCAGCGTGGTGTAGGGAATAGTACAGGGAATTATGATTCTGCCAGTATTGGTAACCTGGCCAACGATGTACAGGCTGCCCTTGCCTACCTCCGGAGCAGGAATGACATTGATTCTTTGGGTATTGGCTTGTTAGGATACGGCGAAGGTGGTGCTGTTGCTGAAATGGTGGCGGCCAGCGATAAAATGATCGCTTACCTGCTGCTCCTGGCTGGGCCTGGAGTAGACGGGCAAACCCAGTACCTGAACCGGATGGCGACGACGGCAGCTTCTTATGGCGATTCCAGAGAGCATATCAGGGATTACAAAGATTATTATCAGCCTTACCTGAAAGTGCTGGTGAATCAAAAGGATACACTTTCCCGCAAAACGATTGCTGCCACTTATTTAGGGCTGGTATACAACCGTTTTGGCGATAGTACGGATATAGCTGGAAAACAGCAGTTTATACAGGAGGTTTATGCAGCCGATGCAAGGCCAAGAGCACTGTCATTACTCAGATTTGATCCTGTTCCTTACCTCGCGAAGATCAGGTGCCCGGTGTTGGCAATGAATGGTGCGAAAGATGTAGAGACAGCAGCCAACCCGAATCTGAAAGGGATTCAGGATGGATTGAAAGCCGGTGGGAATGAAATGTTGACTATGTGGAATCTTCCCGGACTCAATCATCTGTTTCAGAATTGTATCACATGCAGGATAGAGGAATATGGCACCCTGGATGAAACGATCAGCCCTAAAATATTGGAAGGGATGACGAAGTGGGTCCAGAAACTGTACGAAGATGAAAGTGGAAAATGA
- the dcd gene encoding dCTP deaminase yields MILSDKRILEEIEKGTIVISPYDRKYLGTNSYDVHLGKYLATYKDRVLDAKSHNEIEHFEIPAEGFVLQPGTLYLGVTEEYTETHAHVPFLEGKSSTGRLGIDIHATAGKGDVGFCNTWTLEISCAQPVRIYAGMPIGQLIYFVVEGDVETFYNKKGNAKYNGRTVKPVESMMWKNQF; encoded by the coding sequence ATGATCCTGTCTGATAAAAGGATATTGGAGGAAATTGAGAAAGGCACTATCGTCATTTCACCTTACGACCGGAAATATCTCGGCACTAACTCTTACGATGTACACCTTGGCAAGTATTTGGCGACTTATAAAGACCGTGTACTGGATGCCAAATCACACAACGAAATTGAACATTTTGAAATCCCTGCGGAAGGGTTTGTATTGCAGCCAGGTACGCTGTACCTGGGCGTGACAGAAGAATATACAGAGACACATGCACATGTACCTTTTTTGGAAGGGAAGTCCAGCACCGGAAGATTAGGGATTGATATTCATGCAACGGCGGGGAAAGGTGATGTAGGGTTTTGTAATACGTGGACACTGGAAATTAGCTGTGCGCAGCCGGTAAGGATATATGCGGGCATGCCGATCGGGCAGTTGATTTATTTTGTGGTGGAGGGTGATGTGGAAACGTTCTATAATAAAAAGGGGAACGCGAAGTATAATGGAAGAACGGTGAAGCCCGTGGAGAGTATGATGTGGAAAAATCAGTTTTAG
- a CDS encoding c-type cytochrome yields MKNILKKAMLCGMMLALTSMATQAQETPKEEDYFKILKMKAPEGILLEVGGLCVLPNGDLGVSTRRGDIWVVHAPDSRNPYWTKFASGLHEVLGLVYKDGALYCAQRGELTKLVDTNMDGKADIYETVYAWPLSGHYHEYSFGPKLAPDGSFFVSGNVAFGDEEWWRGESRVPWRGWMMHIFEDGHMEPYATGFRSPCGLGMINGELFYSENQGDWVGSGGVWQVKKGAFIGHPAGLRWSQEPNSPVKVTEKQFFSLVDGRRVKNAEGRYIKPENVVNEKFVTLMDVKKQIPDLQLPAVILPHGIQGISNSEIVQIPEGSFGPFAGQLLVGDQGQSKIMRVVMEKVDGEYQGVSFDFRQGFQSGVLRMAWAKDGNTLFVGETNRGWGSAGEANEGLQRLVWNEKMPFEMKTIKAMPDGFEIEFTLPVDKKSAEDLASYHVENFTYKYHAVYGSPMVNIGQCPVKGVKVSEDGLKARIIVDSLRPDYVHNIVLDGVREKEHFYSLIHNNGYYTLHHIPQGAKLPVAQASTYNSEKVKAAAKPATTATKATTAATSLAKKAPSFEEVKPLLAKYTCLACHNAEKRQVGPAYKEIAKRKYTSDQILKLIANPKPQNWPDYATEMPPMPQVPKADALKIAAWINSLK; encoded by the coding sequence ATGAAAAATATATTAAAAAAGGCGATGCTTTGCGGCATGATGCTGGCCCTCACCTCGATGGCCACACAGGCACAGGAAACGCCGAAAGAAGAAGACTACTTTAAGATCTTAAAGATGAAAGCCCCCGAAGGGATCCTGCTCGAAGTAGGTGGGCTTTGTGTATTGCCCAACGGTGACCTGGGTGTATCTACCCGCAGAGGCGATATCTGGGTAGTACATGCACCTGACAGCCGTAACCCTTACTGGACAAAGTTTGCCAGCGGTCTGCACGAGGTTCTCGGGCTTGTATATAAAGATGGTGCCTTGTATTGCGCACAACGTGGTGAGTTGACAAAACTGGTGGATACCAATATGGACGGAAAGGCAGATATATATGAAACTGTCTATGCATGGCCACTTTCCGGACACTATCATGAATATAGTTTCGGCCCTAAATTAGCACCAGACGGATCATTTTTTGTATCCGGCAACGTAGCTTTCGGTGATGAAGAATGGTGGAGAGGCGAGAGCCGTGTTCCCTGGAGAGGCTGGATGATGCACATCTTTGAAGATGGTCATATGGAACCTTATGCCACAGGTTTCCGTTCCCCATGCGGATTGGGTATGATCAATGGTGAATTGTTTTACTCAGAGAACCAGGGCGACTGGGTAGGTTCCGGTGGTGTATGGCAGGTGAAAAAAGGTGCTTTCATCGGGCATCCTGCAGGCTTACGCTGGTCACAGGAACCCAATTCTCCTGTAAAGGTGACCGAAAAACAATTCTTTTCACTGGTAGATGGTCGCCGTGTAAAAAATGCGGAAGGCCGTTATATCAAACCTGAGAATGTAGTGAATGAAAAATTCGTTACACTCATGGATGTAAAGAAACAGATCCCTGATCTGCAATTGCCTGCAGTCATTCTCCCACATGGTATACAGGGGATTTCCAACTCTGAGATCGTGCAGATTCCTGAAGGTAGTTTTGGCCCCTTCGCTGGCCAGTTGCTGGTAGGAGATCAGGGGCAAAGCAAGATCATGCGTGTGGTGATGGAGAAGGTGGATGGTGAATACCAGGGTGTGTCTTTTGACTTCCGGCAGGGATTCCAGTCCGGTGTACTGAGAATGGCATGGGCAAAAGATGGTAATACCTTATTTGTAGGTGAAACCAACCGTGGATGGGGTTCTGCCGGTGAAGCAAACGAAGGTTTGCAAAGACTGGTGTGGAATGAAAAGATGCCGTTTGAAATGAAAACGATCAAAGCTATGCCGGATGGTTTTGAGATAGAATTTACATTACCGGTAGATAAAAAATCTGCAGAGGATCTGGCTTCTTACCATGTAGAGAATTTCACCTACAAGTATCATGCAGTGTATGGTAGTCCGATGGTAAACATTGGTCAATGCCCTGTAAAAGGAGTGAAGGTGTCAGAAGATGGATTGAAGGCAAGGATCATTGTAGATAGTCTGCGTCCGGATTATGTACACAACATCGTATTGGATGGTGTGAGAGAGAAGGAACATTTCTATTCCCTGATCCATAACAATGGCTACTACACTTTGCATCACATTCCACAGGGTGCGAAATTGCCAGTTGCACAGGCAAGTACTTACAATTCAGAGAAGGTAAAGGCCGCGGCAAAACCGGCAACCACGGCTACAAAAGCTACAACAGCAGCAACCTCGCTGGCAAAGAAAGCACCTTCTTTCGAAGAAGTAAAACCCTTACTTGCAAAATATACCTGCCTTGCCTGTCACAATGCAGAAAAACGCCAGGTGGGTCCTGCATATAAAGAAATCGCAAAGAGAAAATACACCAGCGATCAGATCTTAAAACTGATTGCAAATCCAAAGCCACAGAACTGGCCGGACTACGCGACAGAAATGCCGCCGATGCCGCAGGTGCCAAAGGCAGATGCTTTAAAAATAGCTGCCTGGATTAACTCATTAAAATAA
- a CDS encoding FtsK/SpoIIIE family DNA translocase, with amino-acid sequence MSKNKLKTEKPDSKKPPRANDPNVLKQEKEAEVKVKELVKDERTHKVLGVISLLLSLYCFIAFTSYLFTWQDDQDKVFRYSANILLMDNDAVKVENLLGRLGAFVSHWFFYKGFGIASYLFCFLFFILGVNFIVGRRVFKLWRNVKYVLFGLLFLSTTAAFVANLAAADFAWGGAMGDGVSKWISGFLGTAGAALLLLVAGLAWSIWKYNLDFKWVLRKPKPPKPQLAGMPVAVDEDVEVPEMPLKKEPKRKNGLKDNGAIVVTPTLEEEELEDMQLVEKELPVRAVVKPVVVAPPAVDEEIEEEEEEDAGPLLYIEETVEQTNARNNKKNNAATDVAWEIKPSKDEPEEELAETTGTVGEAVQLDPYDPSLDLRDYKHPPLELLDNHNTEKVVQDATELDRNKDQIISTLKNYDISIQKISATVGPTVTLYEIVPAAGVRISRIKNLEDDIALSLSALGIRIIAPIPGKGTIGIEVPNVKKSMVSLRNLLASEKFQQSNMDLPIAIGKKIDNENFIADLAKMPHLLMAGATGQGKSVGINTLLVSLLYKKHPSQLKFILVDPKKVELSLYKLIEKHFLAKLPGEEDAIITDTKKVIHTLNALCIEMDLRYDLLKEAGTRNIREYNNKFVQRRLNPQRGHRYLPFVVLVIDEFADLIMTAGKEVEMPIARLAQLARAVGIHLIIATQRPSVNIITGTIKANFPARIAFKVSSKIDSRTILDIGGAEQLIGQGDMLVSLGGELVRLQCAFVDTPEVERVAEFIGSQRSYPEAYLLPEYVDEKDMEGRDVNLQDRDPLFEEAARVIVQNQQGSTSLLQRRMKLGYNRAGRLMDQLEAAGIVGPNLGSKAREVNVKTETDLEMILNDLGGGF; translated from the coding sequence ATGTCTAAGAACAAACTGAAAACTGAAAAACCAGACAGCAAGAAACCTCCTCGTGCTAATGACCCCAACGTATTGAAGCAGGAAAAAGAAGCAGAGGTAAAAGTAAAGGAACTGGTAAAAGATGAACGCACCCACAAAGTATTGGGGGTGATATCCCTTTTATTGTCTCTCTACTGTTTTATTGCATTCACTTCTTATCTCTTTACCTGGCAGGATGACCAGGACAAGGTATTCCGTTACAGTGCCAACATCCTCCTTATGGACAATGATGCTGTGAAGGTGGAGAATCTCCTGGGTCGTTTAGGTGCTTTTGTTTCCCACTGGTTTTTTTACAAAGGATTTGGTATAGCCTCATATCTTTTTTGCTTCCTGTTTTTTATTCTCGGTGTCAATTTCATCGTTGGCCGCCGCGTATTCAAATTATGGCGCAATGTTAAATACGTACTTTTTGGTTTACTGTTCCTCAGCACTACTGCTGCATTTGTAGCCAACCTTGCTGCTGCAGATTTTGCATGGGGTGGCGCAATGGGTGATGGTGTAAGTAAATGGATCTCCGGTTTCCTTGGCACTGCGGGAGCTGCATTACTGCTGCTGGTAGCAGGGCTGGCATGGAGTATCTGGAAATACAACCTGGATTTCAAATGGGTGCTGCGCAAACCAAAACCACCTAAGCCACAGCTGGCCGGAATGCCGGTAGCAGTGGATGAAGATGTGGAGGTGCCTGAAATGCCCTTGAAAAAAGAACCTAAGCGTAAGAATGGTCTGAAGGATAATGGGGCGATTGTAGTGACACCTACCCTGGAAGAAGAGGAGCTGGAAGACATGCAGCTGGTGGAGAAAGAATTGCCGGTAAGAGCAGTCGTTAAACCGGTCGTGGTAGCTCCTCCGGCAGTAGACGAAGAAATAGAAGAGGAGGAAGAAGAGGATGCAGGTCCACTGTTATACATTGAAGAAACGGTGGAGCAAACCAATGCCCGCAACAATAAAAAGAATAACGCAGCAACTGACGTAGCCTGGGAAATTAAACCAAGTAAAGATGAACCGGAGGAAGAGCTGGCAGAAACTACCGGAACAGTAGGCGAAGCCGTACAGCTGGATCCCTACGATCCTTCCCTGGATCTGCGGGATTATAAACATCCTCCACTCGAACTACTTGACAACCACAATACGGAAAAAGTGGTGCAGGATGCTACAGAACTGGATCGAAACAAAGACCAGATCATCAGCACTCTCAAAAACTACGATATTTCTATCCAGAAAATCAGTGCGACCGTAGGCCCGACCGTAACCTTGTACGAAATAGTTCCGGCTGCCGGTGTACGTATTTCCCGTATCAAGAACCTGGAAGATGATATTGCCCTGAGTTTGTCAGCGTTAGGTATTCGTATCATAGCGCCGATCCCGGGTAAGGGTACCATTGGTATTGAAGTGCCGAATGTGAAAAAGAGCATGGTATCCCTCCGTAACCTGCTGGCATCTGAGAAGTTCCAGCAAAGTAACATGGACCTGCCAATTGCTATTGGTAAAAAGATTGACAACGAGAACTTCATAGCAGATCTGGCCAAAATGCCTCACCTGCTCATGGCGGGTGCTACCGGTCAGGGTAAATCTGTAGGTATCAATACCTTGCTGGTTTCTCTCCTGTATAAGAAGCATCCTTCCCAGCTGAAGTTCATCCTGGTAGACCCCAAGAAAGTAGAACTCTCCCTGTATAAACTGATAGAGAAACATTTCCTTGCCAAGTTACCGGGCGAAGAAGATGCAATTATTACTGATACCAAAAAGGTAATTCATACCCTGAATGCCTTGTGTATAGAAATGGATCTGCGCTATGACCTGCTAAAAGAAGCAGGTACACGTAACATCCGTGAGTATAACAATAAATTTGTACAGCGCAGGCTAAATCCGCAAAGGGGGCATCGCTACCTGCCGTTTGTGGTACTGGTGATCGATGAGTTTGCAGATCTGATCATGACAGCCGGTAAGGAGGTGGAAATGCCGATAGCACGTTTGGCCCAGCTGGCCCGTGCGGTTGGTATTCACCTGATCATTGCCACACAGCGTCCGTCAGTAAACATTATCACAGGTACCATCAAGGCGAACTTCCCGGCACGTATAGCGTTTAAGGTGTCTTCCAAAATTGACTCCCGTACCATCCTGGATATTGGTGGTGCAGAGCAGTTGATTGGCCAGGGGGATATGCTGGTGTCTCTGGGCGGTGAACTGGTACGTCTGCAATGTGCATTTGTAGATACACCGGAGGTAGAGAGAGTCGCAGAGTTCATCGGTAGCCAGCGGTCTTATCCGGAGGCATACCTGTTGCCGGAATATGTAGACGAGAAGGATATGGAAGGCAGGGACGTGAACCTGCAGGACAGGGATCCCCTGTTCGAAGAGGCTGCCAGGGTGATTGTGCAAAACCAACAGGGATCTACATCTTTGTTACAGCGCAGGATGAAACTGGGCTATAACAGGGCGGGCAGGCTGATGGACCAGCTGGAAGCCGCAGGCATCGTAGGCCCGAATTTGGGAAGTAAGGCGAGAGAGGTAAATGTGAAAACAGAAACAGACCTGGAAATGATCTTGAATGATCTGGGAGGTGGATTTTAA